A window of Punica granatum isolate Tunisia-2019 chromosome 8, ASM765513v2, whole genome shotgun sequence genomic DNA:
TTTCCTGATGGGCCCCTGCAGTATTGCCGGGCCGAGGACAATACTTTTTCTCCAGGCCTTAAGGGGAcatttgatttcaaaattaaaataactttaattttgattttgattgtagaaaaagacaaatgaaatggtattataaatttaacttggaaaacgtgtgtttttgttatttagtgagtagagttaaaatcaaaatcacgattctaaaatcagtttcaaatttcaaacggGGCCTTATGTTTTTATTTCCTGATTCGTGGCCGAAAAACGAGACGAAGCTTGAATCGTAAGGAAGGCTGTAGATTGACGATAAACTTGCGGGGTAAGAACATGTTAACAGACTCACCAGAGAATAGATTTTGCAAACAAAACTAGCATTACAAGTCGTTACAGTTTAGATTCTTTTGGCAGCTTCTCTGAATGAAATAGGAGGGAGAACTTTCtatctaataaataattggCAAAAACTTGCACTCACAAAGAGCCAGCTATCATGGTATCCTTACATCGAGAAAGGAGAGCCAAATTATAAACCTCATCATTGCATAAATCGCTTCATCAGGAGAGGTACAAGACAGAGAGAGTTACAGAATCTGAGCAGCAGTGTTCAACTTTTCGGCTAAGCTGAGTTGTGTCCTTGTAATGCTGGAGAGGTAGAGTAAGAGCAGTTGGTCCTGCAGGTAGAAGGAAAGGCAACAGAACAAAGAGTTGGTGACTCTTGCAGAAAATGAATCTCATGACAGGAATACTAACTGATAAGAGCAATGAaaccagcaaagaatggcaaATATTCAAAGCCTCATTCAACAGGAACATATTAGAGTAATTGATTCCTGATAACTTTCATGAACCATGTGAATTCCTAGCATTCTTTGCAGCAACATCCCTATAATAACCGACAACAAAAAGACCTTGAATCTCACCTGGATACTGTCATTCACAAGCTTATCAAAAGTTGACAATTTGGGAACGGAAGCTACAGCGTCGGCTATGAATCTTCCTATGTTATTGTCTGCTGGGACATGGCCTTCCTGGAGACAGAAAATATGAATAACGACACCATCAGAAGCAAAACTGTTGTAATGTCCTACAATGGAAAACTCCGTCCTTTTACTCACCACAACACTGTCGACATATTTATAGACATCATCAATTAAAGACAGCAGCCGTCCCATTGAGGCTTCCATTCCCTCCAAATCATTCGGGAGTTTTTCAACTACTGGTTTCTTCAAGATATCAACTGCCATGATTTCCAAAATTTataaaggagaaaagaattatCAGATCAGATCTACTATGCAATTGCAAATCCTAACCAACCCGCAATAACCATAAGGACTACGATTTATCATGGAGTTATTGCGATATTATACCCACTAATCAAACAGAACAGAAAAtcaaaaagtcaaagaatacATACATCCAACTCTTTCTGCTTCCACCATCCTTAGATCCAAAGGAATCTCCTGAAATTGTGCAGCAAGAGGCCTGTCCCCGAGAGACAGGTTAGTCGAAACATAAGCTTTAATGGAAGCCTGCCCATTGGTGAAACAAGTATCGACTGTCAAGTGTATAGGGTTCGTGACTTCTCGAGAATAGAAGTCATGGATCAAGGCACTGCCACCATTAACTCCGAAACCCGTTGAATACCTAAACAAAGGACCAAATATCAACAATTTAACAAGTCGATGATAACATCACCAATGACTtgcaaaacaaaacatttAGCCTCACTCATGCAAGGCAGCTCTCTATTACAGAAACCATTACCAGCACCGAATCCGAAACATCTACATAAAGCTATAGAGAATTACCATCCAACTATCACTTCTTTCGGGTTGACCTTCTGGTGAGATAAAAGCATATTGTGATGATAGTCAATATCCAATGCCACCTGAAACCATCAAAAGCGGTTATACAAATGAAACCACTTCATCATTCAACTAACAGGCAACAGGCCACTTGGTGTTTAACagaagaaaattcaatgaATTCATCACCCAAATGAAAAAGCTCAAGTGCCCAAATTTCTATATTTCTACTAAAGCAAACAGATTCAACCCAAAAATCCCAATTTCTCAAAGAACCAAGAAACGTCGAACAAATACAGTAGAAATCGCACCTCATAATTCTATTTTAGATACAAAAATTCTCAGCACAAAGATGAGCAGACCTGATCAGAGAACTCATTGTGAGGAACCGCATACGAGTTGCGGACATCGACAGTGCCGTCCGGCAAGATCGAGCCGAGGAGCGTGCCGATGACGCGCTCCGCCTGGTCGGGCCGCCTCACGTAGCAGTCGCAGATATTGAATATAACCAACGGATGGACAGTCGCTGAGATCGCCGTCGAGGTTGATGAGAACTGAAGCACGGTGCTCTCACTCGCCGCCATTCTCGAAGCTGCTCCGGCCAATCCGATCGCAACGAGGCAGCAGTTCAAAGGCAAGCGACAGAGGATTAGGGTTTTCAGATCCGGAGGAGAGATACCGGCGTCGCCTCTGGCTACGATATTTTAGGATTCAACAACACCCAGATGGGCCTATATTGGGCCATACTTGCATTGGGCTAAATTTAAAGAGTGGCCCAATTACAGTATCAGCTGCTGCCTTgggcctctctctctctctctctctcttgtaTCATATGCTAGAGCGGCCGTGCATTGGTGCGCATTAATGAAAAACATTTGCTGGTGGatggataaaaaagaaagcctTTGTTTAGATATAATATTTTACTCGAAAATGTTATACCTTTCTTAAAGTCTTATATCTTTTCGTTTGTAACACTATTTGGCCCGTTTACGCATGGTGATAAATTTGAATAGCTGAATtacaaatcaaatcaaaataataataaaaattataattatatagcTTGGAAATAAAAGCTTGAAGTTGATTCACTAAGTTCAAGAAATTTTCggcaatattaatttttctagtTAAGGTAATTGGAGATATATTTGATCTAAAAATGAAAGTcgacaataaaaaataaatggggTGAGTGACCGATGCAAATAGAGAAAATGATAACATAGTGGACGAGTCACGAGTGGGAAAGAGAAACTACGATGAATTGGGTTGAATAATTGttattaattagaaaaatttatggatttttattttgtccaCCGGTTGTGCAAATCAATTCTTCACATGCGGCTTCTCTAATTGCATCATGCGTCTCGTCTAACACCTAAAACTAACTACGTTTAGTTCTtccataaattttatttttttaattaaatttttgtaCTGATTGCCTTACATATAATGTTAACTTTTTCATTCAACCACAATTTATTGTAGGCAACAATTAAAAGTACTTTTGTCTGTTCTCTTGCAAGTTCATCTTTCATCTTCTTAGTTTTTCCATAAATTTGAGCTTCTCTATCGAATATAAATTTCAATGATCGGTCACCCTCTGCATCCCGAttgttccattttttttttcagaaattgttaaaatgatataatattgaaatgTTAGgacaaaagtaaaaataaaagaaaataagggGCCGGCATGTGAATAATCACCAAGAAATTTGAGGACATGTTTACTTTTGGAggacttttcaattttcttagaaaatcttctaaaaatagaaaaattgtaAAGAATACATTTACttatattgaattgaattaattttccaaagaaaattttcttctctttattCTAAATTGTATATAAATCAGCTAGAGAACCTCTCTTTTTAGTTCTCCagtttttctatatttatcatttccttttttatattctaattaataactttccttttctattgacttttatatttataaatttattttatatcatattttttatggTGATTACTCCAATTATTCttatattagaaaattttctaatttgacattagtaaacatattcttatattttttatgaaaaaataaatttagaaaatgaaaagaaaaaaagagatgaAAGGTGGAAATCAACTTTGCCCTCAAATTTCCAATACTTGCTTCCCGGATAATTTTGACTTAATCACTCAAGCACTTATTAAAATAGTGCTCAAAATTTCATCACTTAAaataagtgctgaaattttaAGCCCAAACAAATACTGTATTTTTTCGATGAGAATCCTGATATTCGGATGTCCAACATGTTTCAACTATTTTAGTTTGGATCCGTTCGTCCAGCAATAATAACATCAAGCCACCAGCTCTCAcatccctccctctctctctctctctccctccctccctccttcCCTCCTTCCCCCTCTCTTCGTGGCGGCCGCCAACCATCACCCATCATCAATGACTTCGTCCTCCAAAAATGGTAGGATAATTGGAGGGATAGTCCGGGCGGAGTCTGCACACACTTATCCTATACATTGTTTGCTGTTTCTTTTttggcaatatatatatatatatatttgtttttaaatttgttATTCCTTCATTATCTTGGGTAATACCAGAATGTTTAATTGGAAAACTAACGACAGGAAATTTTCCATTAACTGAGGTTGAGAGAGTAAATATGCTAAAATAATAGTAGTGTTGAGGTGAAAATTCCCCGCCTTCGACTGTGCGTCTTTTCCCAAAGACACCGGATTTCTAAAGCAACtagttttctcattttttaatGGATATTGTTTGCAGAGGTAATTAAGCATCATAACTAATGGAATTAATATTTGgaataaaaagaagataatTACTATCTgttattaaaaagaagaatgaTAGCAACGGAATAGAGGATCCGAACAGTAGAAACGGGGGAACTAAAGGAGAAAATTGTGAAGAGATTATTTTGAGGCAATCTGGTAGAGCAAAGAATCTCCCGGGTCATTTCAATGACTTCGTTGTGCTCACTCCCCCCTCTCATTTGCCTACTTTCGGTGACTTCTCAGGTACGATCCACTCTATTAAGCAATTTATCACTTATTCTGCAATTAGTTAATGATCGCCATAAGGCATTTCTAGCTGCCATTGATTCAAAAAGGAACCTCAGTCATATCGTGAGGACTTATCCCATCTTAATGATGCAAAGTTCGATGACTTTTTGGAGAAATAGACCCTGAAAACGACTTGATGGTCGGAAGAGGATGACTATTAGTTACTGGACAAGACTTCATTGATTTATGGCCAATAAAGATGGTTCCGAAAACCGCCCCACAAAAGATTCCGCAATATTTTTTGGAGCGCTtggtaattataatttataaactGCAGATTGAAATTCGTTTCTGACATCTGAGAGATGCTATAGTGGAAGAGATACAAGCATTGGAATCCAATGGCACCTGGACTATAGAGGAACTTCCTTTCGGATAACGTCCAATCGGATGCAACTG
This region includes:
- the LOC116189579 gene encoding eukaryotic translation initiation factor 3 subunit F, which encodes MAASESTVLQFSSTSTAISATVHPLVIFNICDCYVRRPDQAERVIGTLLGSILPDGTVDVRNSYAVPHNEFSDQVALDIDYHHNMLLSHQKVNPKEVIVGWYSTGFGVNGGSALIHDFYSREVTNPIHLTVDTCFTNGQASIKAYVSTNLSLGDRPLAAQFQEIPLDLRMVEAERVGFDILKKPVVEKLPNDLEGMEASMGRLLSLIDDVYKYVDSVVEGHVPADNNIGRFIADAVASVPKLSTFDKLVNDSIQDQLLLLYLSSITRTQLSLAEKLNTAAQIL